In the genome of Melospiza melodia melodia isolate bMelMel2 chromosome 11, bMelMel2.pri, whole genome shotgun sequence, the window TCAGTTTCAATAATGTTAACATTCCTCCTGCCTAAACAGCACAGCCCCTGAACTCCAACCACATGAACTTTAGAACAGTAGCCATTTGTTTCCACTTCCCAATTTGACATTATCCTTTTGTTCTCCTATATGAGTCTCTCTGTCAGTGACGTGATTGTATTtcataagggtttttttttttttgtgatctgTATTCCATGTATCTTATCCTTTATCCAGCAGATAACCAGTAATATTCTTAATAAGATAATGGTCTTAGAGGTGCAAACTGTTTTAACATCAGGGTACACAAACCCTTtacataaaaaacaaaaaaccagggAGATGTGGAAAATCAGACAGCTGCAGAAGCTGAACTGGGTAGTGCCACCATCCTCTTGGCCCTGAGTGAGATAAACTCCCAAGGATAAGAGGCAAGGACAAGAGTTAAGACATCCTGTCTGGTCACTCTGACTGCTCTGGCCAAAGAAAGTAACAAGGACATTGCCCCTATTCCCCGAGTAACACAATCTTCTCAGTTATCATTCTGTCACCAGCAAAGGGGTCTGAGTGGAATATTTTGTTTGGAACTTAGAGACCTATAAATACTGGTGAACTATTGCAATAAATGCTTTTGCTTGCATAGCATGGTCTGTGTCTCTCAATCCCTGCACCAAAACATAACACACAGACCCTCTGAAGGTAAAAGGAGTGGGAGCTGATTGAAAGATGACTGGAAATCTAACAGCATTATGAGAATGAATGAGTTTGCCAGCATTCAGAGGTGTCTTGCTCTCAGAATTAGACTGAGTTCAGACCAGGGTATGAGGAACTGTCATGGTTTTATACTGGCCCAACACCAGGCACCAATGAGAGCTGCTTGTTCACCCCAGCCACATCATGGCagtggagagggaaaaaaattgacAAAGGGCTTGTGAGTGAGATAAGGACTGGAAGAAAACATTTAAGGGCAAAACAGGTTCAACTTAAGGTTGCAAAGTGATTTTATTACAAACAGAATCAGAGAGGGATAATGacaagtaaaataagcccttaaaacactGTTTCATTCCAGCTCtcctccttcccactgacagtgcagggagacagggcatggggattttggtcagttcatcaccaagattctctcctgctgctcagggagaggagtcctccTCCTGTGAGGttatggggtccctcccacaggagacattTCTCCATGAACTGCCCTGGCATGGGTCCGCTCTCAATTGCAGCAGCCAAACCTCACCTGCTGCAGCGTGAGTCCCTCTCATGGGCACACagcctcccaaaactgctgcaccTGAGTCTCTCTtcccacagggtgcagtcctccagacaggctgctccagcctggaagcaggggCCCCCTCTCTCCACAAGGTCTTCCACTGGAtcccagcctcctccaggcatgcACTTGCTCCAGCGTGGGCACCTCCCCTATGGGCTGtcagtggatctctgcatcctccctggatccccatgggcacagctgcctcaccatggtcatCACCATgaggcctgcagaggaatcttggctctggcacctggagcacctcctccccctccttctgcactgaccttggtgtgtcCAAGGtctgttctcacctcctcctcttttcTGACTAGAAGAAAAAATGTGTGACTttgctttgattttcttcttaaatatgttaacACAGAGGCATAACCAACCTCTCTCGTTGGCCTGGTTTTGGACAGCAGCATGACTgaccatcttcagagccatcagggaaTGGTTCTGCTGGAAAtagtggaagcttccagcagcttctcaccgGAGCACCTCCATGGTACTCCGGCTACCAAAAACCAGGTCAATATTTAATCAGTAACAGATTTATCACACAAGAGGTATGGGGTCTTTACCAGGTGAATCCCACTGGCAACTAGGAGGGGACACGTTCTCATATCTAATGTTTCTCTGGGGTCATTGCCCAGTCCCTACTATGAACTGTTTCACCTCATTTTAAGTGATCAATGATTCATCAGATTCAaggaacaaaacccaaaatcagaTGCAAATGATAGTGCAGATGAGCTGCCTGACATATAATTGAATTTGAAACTGTTTTCCAAGTCCTTTCTTGTATTTCCTACAATTTCCTCCTTCAAAAAAGAAAGACCTTTGACTCTTCTTCATGAAATGATTTCAGGTCTTCATTTGGAACTGACTTAAAAGATCCCTGTCTTAGCGACAACCCTCCATGAATAAACTTGAGTAATACTAACAATAAAACAATACTCCAAGAGAATACAAAGACTAGAAAATCAACTTGAATTGTGCCATGTTTCAGCACAAAGGGGTCTTCTCTTGGTTTTTGGATATCCTGTCAATTATAGCAACCCTGCTTGCCCCTAAAGAGAACTACATTTCTACTTCTGCACAGAGCACCACGATTTTAAATTTAATAATGTCAATCTTCTCCTTCCATTTTTTATTAGTACCTTAACTGAATAAAGTACACTTACAAATGTACACAGATGTATAGCATCACTCCCAGATGTGCATGGCACTACCAGTTCTCATCTCTGCTCACTATTTCATCAGTATTACAGCTAACACACTTTGCTCTGTCTCAGTTCATGCAGTCCTGAGAGCCAGGACATTCTGCACATCTGTTTGCTGATAACAAAGATACAGAGGAGAAGGAATAGCAAATGCACAACACAGCTGGTTACAATTTAGCATCAACGTGAATGGCAATAAATGGGTCTTGGTCTTCATTCCCAATTAGGAAATTAGCCATGCCATCAGCAGCAACATGAACTTCAACTGCTGTACACAAGTCACCTTCCTTTTGCCCAGAAATGATATCACAGTAAGTGCCAGCAGGCAGACCAGTTTGCAGAGATACATTCAAGGacctttggaaaagaaaaaagtgcaGTAAGCATTATGAGGACTCTAAAATGCTCTTCAAATCATACTGGAAACCTCAGATGTTAAGTAATTATGGAACTACCCTCTAGCACTTCACTGGACGCCACAGAATCTATTCAATAACTACATGCTTCAAATTGCTCATCACCACAACCTACAGCTACTTATTGCAGCCCTGACACACTCCTGTTCTCTTGTCAACTCATTCTCACATAAACGGTTCCAATACAGTTTTTAAAACTGTCACATTTAGAACATATTCCTGAGTTTACAAGTTCCCTCACTTCTATAAATTTAGACTTTGCTGGTTGACCAGGCCCAGTGACACAGCCAGCTTCAGAACTGGGAAATAGAAATACCACACTACAAGGTCTAAACTGCAAAGAGTGCCTATGGAAAATGCCATGTTCAAATTGTCAACAACTGTCAATAATAATCCATTAGAAATATCTATTCAAGCTAGCAACACCTTAAAAGGTTTCACTAGTAACtagatttttaaaatacatatttaacACATAACAATTTTCTTATAATCataataaattataatttatTTCCCTCTTACTCACCAATCATCATTGTTGAAGATGATGAAGCCTTTATTACCACGGCCAAAAGCCACTTGATTGCTGCCATTGTCCCACCAGTTGGAGAAAGGCTCACCATCCACCACGTTACGGAAGATAACCATGTTCCTGAAAACACAAGCCATGTCTGCCACTGCACCTGCAACACCTCTAAAGCCACATGGAGCAGGAAGCAAAAGCAACTGCTTTTACTTCTTGTTTCTCCCCAGTGCCCTACCTGATCTGACGCCAGCGATGTTCACAAACCCAGTCGTTGCCACAGGTCGTGTCTGGATTGATTGTAACGGACTTTGTGGAGCCATCTGAGTTACTTGGGGGCCCATACCAGTCATTGACGTCCTGTCATTAAAAACAAacgtttttttatttaaaaaaaaagattcatATCTTCTGACTCACAATGCAGAGAGTCCCTGTGGTGAACAAAGCTAGAGGGAGCATCAAAGTTTCACTGCCTAcatccagcctgggacagggaaATCTCTCGATTTCCTGAAATGCATTGAACTACTTCTCTGACCCTGCTCTCACACTTAATCCCCATGGATGAATCTTCAGCactaattaaattaaaattatttaaattaattatttaattaattaaagctCACCTTTCCATTTTCAAAATATCTTGGCCAGCGAAAACTTGACATGACACGCGTGACGCCATACGGATGGGCAAGCATGAAACCAACTGCCATTTTATAGAGCCTGTTTGGTGGACAAACAAGGAATGAGATGTGAAAGGAGGAACCTGCCAGAGAACACCCAGGCAAACAAGCAAAAGCAAGAAGCATCACCCACACAAGAGCAATCCCTCACCTGGCATCCCAGAAGGTCAGAATAGAAGCTCCACCAGCCCCGTGTCCTCTCTGGTTGTCGTGATTATCCACAAAGACCAGGGCTCTGTCAGAAGGTACAAAGCCCCAGCCTTCTCCCCAGTTCCTAAACAAAAACACAGACTTGGAGCTACCCTGTCAACTGGTGTATCCAGTGAATGCTGGATAAGTTGCAGCACCTTCATCCTTACTTTAAGTAGGCCATCTTTTCTCCGTCCCACTTGCGGATCACTGTCCCCAGTTTGGCACCGTACTTGAATTCTGTCACTCGGCCATTTCCAAAGTACTCGCTGCCTTTGATGGGCTCTCCACCCAAGTCAATCACCTGGTACAGGAAAGATAGAGCATGTCTTTCTtctcaaaaaccaaacaaataagaCACTGCTTTAGACATTGCTTTAAGGAAAGGGACAGTACTTGAGCTAATTATTGGCTCAAGCTGGCTATTGGTTATTTGAGTTTCTTGCAAAATCATATGTAAGGCTATTTTCTCCTTTTAGCTCAGCCCAGCTTGTGAACCTCGTTTTCATCTCTGTCCTGTATCTCCTCACCCCAGCTGATCACTTACCCATGATTAAGGCTTGGGCTGTACTTCCTTTATATTCAGTATGGTCACCAATGCCTCTGCTTCCAGCAGTTGTGCTGCATCCTTTCACTATGGAGCTAAAGAATGTTTCTCTTTGCCTAGACTTTGCAGGCAAGAtattaatttaataaaatatGTGCAGCAAGTTTAGCTTCTGCTGACTGAAACCAACACTCACCTGCTTGTTCCAGTTCATTATTCAAATGTAAAACACAATTTCAGAATATCAAACAATACTTGTTATACCATTGGAAAATAAACTTTCAGCCCATAATCAATACTTATGTCTTCTGTTGCAATTTATTATCCAGGATTTAAAATTCAGGAAATGGTATCTTTTTTTAAACCAATAGAATTTTTACACTAACTACAATGCAGTAAATTTCACCTCAATAAAAATTCTCTCAATAAAACTTCCAGGTTACCTAAGTCCAGTAGGTCCAAAACTAGTGGGGCATTTTGCACATCAATTACCATTTATGGACAGATTACATATTTGTAGATTATAATTGAGGATGGAATTGAGGATGATTTCTGCAAATCTGCTTGAGTTCAGCCCATGCAAAGCATTGCCATGTGTGACTGAGTCTGTACCCAGGCCTGCAAGAAGTGTTTGTgaagtaatattaaaaaaaaataaagattacCTCTTGGTAAATGAAAGGTTTAGTTCCTGCAGGAAACCACTGAGTATTTAGATCTTCCAGCTTGTCCAAAATGGCCTTGACGTCGGCAGGCCACATGTGCTTGGCAGCGTCGATGCGGAAGCCCGCGACGCCCAGGCCGATGAGCCGGTTCAGGTACGCGGCAACGCTGGAGCGCACGTGCTCCCTGTCCAGGGCCAGGTCCAGCAGGCTGACCAGGCGGCAGTCCCGCACCTGAAATCAAACCCTTCTCACCTAATAAGCTTCAGGTACTGTTCTACACACCTTTTGAATGTTCTTGGCCGATATTACAATGCCAGGTAAAACTTCAGTAGCCTTTGTTTCCCGTGCATTTCTTTATTTGCAAAGTCATCTACACAGAAGCTGCAATAAGAAATTGAGTCTACCCCTCTCTTCTGAAGTTGAGACCATGGAAAACTTCCAAATTACAATAAAAGGCAAATAATAACTTTACCTTTTTTAGCACTAAATAGATTTTATGAGctttaaattgtttttattaattgcCTAAACACATTGTCTGAATCTGAAATTGAGACATTGTCTCAAGTACAGCTATCCCCTTAAGAAGTGGTGTTCCTAATTGCAACACTAACCTCTGTTATTAATTTGGATGGCTTTTCATAagacttttaaaaatttcttttaaaaattgtctCACTGTAAATGAGAGCAAAGAAATCACAGCACAGGAACAGATGTACATGAAAACCACAGCTGTAGGTTTACCTGAGATATATCATGATAATCCTCAATGTTTCCACTTCTAGATTTACATTTATGATCATTAAAGTCCCAGCCAGAATAGGGCACAGCTGGGAAATCTTCAGTCTTTGCATTGAAATAGCTTCCACAAGTAGCATGGTCACCAGCCCCAGCATTGGCTCCACACATATGGTTGATTACTGCATCCACATAAATGTGCACCTAGAGAACAGTATCCACGTAACAATTTGAAAAAGCTACTTCCCACAGCACCACTAATTAATGTTCTCTCTACCATACCTCCTGCCCTATCCTCCTGCTTCTGCTTGCTTGCTTCAGCCaatattttattccattttttttaTTAGCATACAGCAAGGTTGATAAAACATGCAGCTCAGCAGACAGGCAGGTAACAATACAtccattttttttaaatggtaGAATCACTGCTTGGCTATATCCTTGCATTGTAAACACCAGAAGGTTTTAAAAGTACTTACTCCAACATTGTTGCACCGGGTCACCATGTCTCTAAATTCAGTTTCATTTCCAGACCTTGTGCACAGCTTGTAGCTGACAGGCTGGTATCTTTCCCACCATGGTTGCCGGGGGTCAGTAATGATAACATTTtcgtttggaggtgaaatctgtAAATAAAACAATGGCAGGTAACAGGATACTGAAAATGGTTAATTTATTTGCCCAGTATTTTCAGAGAAAGAACATTTTTAGAGAACACTTAGATCCTCAGTATCCTCTGCTTACACTGTAGTAGGCTGGAAACAAAAGACTGAGGCCTGGCCTCAGAAAGCCAGTATAAAAATTAGGCCCATGAACAGAGTGGCCTAATTTTCTTTGTGACTTCAAGCTTCAAAAAGAAGCACCTGAAATTGAAGAATTAGGTCAGCTGAGGAAGGAAGTGACTGCATAACAACTGACCTAACATCCTGCCTTTAAAACTGATACAACTTCCCATTTTTGTAATGCTTTGGATGAACGCATTCTTGACCTAATTCTTGTAAGTTTCCAGGTGAGTTATACTTCTTCCTTTTACAGAATTTTCAGGATAATTTTTAGGCAATAAGCTTTTGCTGCTACCTTCAAGCCTCTGGGTACAACAACCTGATCCAACCATTTCTCAGAAAAAGTCCTTCAGCCTCTTACCTGCCACACCTTTCTGACCAGCTCAGCAAGTCATCACCTGAAAAAAACTTCTAAGACCTTGCCACAGAATGGATTAAAATGATAAACAGGCATAGGCCAGGGTATGAGAAATTAGTTTTAAGGCCATCTGGTCTGTGTGCCTGGAAAGAAGGTTGCAAAGACAAGATGATTATTTGAAAATGATGAGAGAGTTCTCACTCAAGCCAGCTTGCAATCTCTTGGGCTACAAGagacaggcagcctttgcaccaATTTTTCCTGAGCAATCTGACAGGCAAACAGGAACACTTTAATAAGTGGCTGCTCTCCTGACATGCTACCCCACCCAAGTGGCAGTTCTGGTTGCACAGGAACACGTCTCTGTTGTTCAGACAGAACTGACTCACACAGGGACACCTCCACCAGAACCTGTTCAGTGCACTACTGCCCGCTCACACCAGGCTCCTGCAAAGAAGGGTCTCTTAGTGGCTTACTGTGATACACAGAGAGAAACTGGCCAGTTTGGGTGAACACAATCAGCAGCCTTTTGTACTTAACACCTTCGGCACTTTTTTGTTCGGTTTGGAAGCCCTTTGTTCTGTCATAGTTTCATTTTACATTTATCTAGCTCTTAAGAGCTTTCCTTGATTTAAAAATATCAAGCAGATAAACATAGGTTACTCTTCACAGCAGTAAAAAAAGAAGATTTAGCAAGTGATGGGCAATTCTAATTCACCTAAATGTAATAGCACAGACTGCAAAACATGCACTTTGGAGCAATGAAATAAATCCATGCTTACTCAAAGATAGCTGAAGAATATATTTGTCAGCATTTACTACTTCCATTACCAGCTTCTATTTTTCTTGTTCAGTACCTGTCCTTTGACGAACTGaatattttctgtgaaaaacaAATTATCATCTGTGCAGCAATTTCACTGCCTACTGATAGGAGCAGACATACCTGGACTCCTCCAAATCCATTAGGAGCTAAGTAGCGTTCACACTCCTCAGCAATGTCCTGCCAGCGCCATTCAAAGAGATGCACTATAGAGGTTCTCTTTGGGACAGTGTTGGGGTTGTACTGCCCCCAGCAAAGCCCTACAACTAACAGCAGAAAATAGATCCCCATCCAGTGCTCTGATCAGCTGGGCTCTTCTTACTAACTGCAAATGTTCCTGTAAGAGGGTAATTACACATTAGAAAATACACGTTTAAAGGTAAACACCCATCTCTGGCACCATATTTATTTACCTGCTATTTTTTGTATGAGAACTAGATCTTATCTAAACTATATCAAATTCCCATACTAACAGTAACTTTGTTTTCATGCACCTAAAATTCAGATGTTGCCTAATGCAGGCTGCCTCCAGAATGCAAAAGTTGTGGTTTTATTAGTTTAAAGCCAAAAACTACCCCAAAGAGTAAACGAATACTTATATAGACTGAAGTTgacattttatttataattttaatgtATGTTATTTTACATTCCTATTTATCATTGAGAgacatctttttttttccaaatggtgTTGCTACAACTTGAACATATTTGGATAAGACCTTGCAGAGGCAGCATATTTCTTACCATGATTTGTTATGAAACCCCAGATATTTTGGAGGTTTAACATATGTGAGTCTGTCATTCATGATATGCATGACATCTCTCATTCAAACAACAGCCTGAAATCTGGAAGATCTCTCAGATACAGAAATCATTAATTATAGTGAAACCCAAAAATGCTAAATGTCTTATCTTTGCACACCTGCAGGATTTGTGTGGAGATATTCTCCTTTTAAGAACGTGGGCAATGACATGCAGATTTTAGAAGTGCTGTGAAGCTCCATAACCAAGAATTCTCCTGAGTGCTCAAGTACAGAGTTCTGCAGAAGGAGCTTTCCAGAGGCTTGAAGCTACATTTCCTTCTGATGAGCTAGGCTAGGAACTGCATTTCCCAACTCATATCCTATTTGTATTTACTCAGGGATAAACAAAGACAACAATCCTTATATCAAAATTGCCTCTCCTTTTCCTCACCTAGAGAGATACAACTGTAACAAACCAGAAACTAAACAACTACCAAGGTTTACATTACTCTACTGAGAGCCTTATATTGCACTCTTCGGTTCAGAAGTTGATTTAGAGTCTGAGATAGAAAGAAGTCCTACAAGAACTTCTGCCAACGGCTGTACTAATACTTCCCTTAAAACAAAATACAGAATCTTGTTACTTTCCTGTAAGTATCTATTCTTTTAAAAAGTTATCCTACAGTGACAGAGCAAAGAGAGATTCCTGTCACAAGGGAAACCAAACACCTCAGTGAAGGTTTAAACATGAACACAAGGGCCCTCAGGTTTGCTACACAAAAGAAACCAGTGCTTTTCCTGATTTAATACCCATTTGGGAATGCACTGCTGAAAACTCTAACCTGCTGTGATACACCTAGCCAGACATAAATCGATACAAAATTTTACATGATTTCTACAAAACTGCCCTCATTTCTGCTTCAAGGAAAGGATGATCCATGCCTCTCAGGTAGTGGAGCCCTCTTTGGAGCAAATTTAGGCATAAAATATAGTTTATAAAATGTAGAACCAGCCTTCCAGAGCCTACTGCTATCAGCTATCACTGCTCTTCACAAGCAGGTAGTGTTGTTTAGAATTAAGCATTTGGTATATTTAGCTGGCTTTTCTGCTTGTGAACAAAACAGCTTTAATACAATTATTTATTAGTAGATCTTAAGTAAAGTATACAGATTAAGTTTCAACCACAAGCAGTTGTTGTGCGTGCTTCCATTTTCATGAAGGAATGCTTTCTGACCCTGACAGGAAGAACATACATTAAGAGAAAATGAGCTAAGAAAATTCCATCTTCTCTGATGAGAAAAGCCATTTATTAGATTGGCAAGTTTTACTTACAGCAGTAAATATGCAAAGTAGTAAATGACACAAAGTAGTAAGAATAATGTACCTTGACCCAACCAGCTCCAAAGCCTAGTGCTTAAAGATTCAATGtagattttcctttctctgaaacAGGTTTATGGCTGCTCTGCCTTCAATACAAGCAATAGTAAGAGAATGCAGATGTTGAGATCCTCACGGCACTCTGATGGCTCTAGCTTCAAAATAATTTCGAAACTCGGAAAAACTTTAAGAAGCCGTGTGGAAGACTGCAACACTGACTGCACTGCAGAGAAGCTGGGAGCGGAGCGTCTCTGCAGAGCCCCACCGCTGTCCCGGCCAGCCCGGGACTCGGGTCACCCtgtctgtgctgggcacggcCTGAGCGGTGCCGCCATCCAACACACCTGGGCCGCGTCCGGACCTGCCGAGCTGCGGAGGCTGCAGCTGCCCAAGGCTGTCACAGGGCAGCACAGCAGTGGCCCTGTCCCTTCTGGCGGCTCCCCACACAACCCCCGCGCAGCCCCGAGTTTCCGGCAGGCGAAGCAAACTCGCAGCGGCCGCGCCTCCGAAGCTCCCGGCCGTGCTCCCCGTGCGGCGCGGATCCCGCGGTTCCCGGTCCGTGCCCGCCCCTCGGAGGCTCCCGGCCGGGCTCCCCCTGCGGCGCACAGCCCGTGGATCCCGGTCCGTGCCCGCCCCTCCGAAGCTCCCGGCCGGGCTCCCCCTGCGGCGCACAGCCCGTGGATCCCGGTCCGTGCCCGCTGCGGCCGCCCCGCCCCTTCCGCCGGGCCGCGCCACTGCCCGGGCGCGGGGAGCCCGGGCCCACCCGTCTCGGGGACAACGCGGACCGGGCACGGCTCTCTGAACATTCACTTTCCGCACTTTCTTATAAAGTATTTTTGTCCTTGAGCACAGCACCACCTTGCTGTTATCCTATTTCGGCGCCACTTGTGGACCTTTGTTCCTGTAGCTCAACATGGGCCACAGGACATACTACTGTAGAACCATAGAAGCATTTAAGTTGAAAAAGCCCTCCAGGATTAAATGAACAACACAGTCCCCATGGGAAGTGTAAAATAAGAGTAATTCCAGTAAAAGCACTTCAAAGGAATCTGCTAAGCCAGCTCCTATTGGAAAAAAATAGCAAAGATAGGTTTACTTTGGTCCCGCCACCAATACTAGTGATTTAGACTGTTGGCAGCTGGAGTAATGACAAATCTTCTGCACCAGCTCCCACACCATCAGCTATGATTTAGTCATTTATGGACTAACTTTTCCTTTAAGTGCACTGGACTAGAATATCTTTTAAATTAAATGTCATTGCAGTATTTCCCACATGGTTTTAGACAGTTCTGCTAACCAGCCCAGTATGCAGCAAATCCTATGTGACTACTGTTATCACCCTCAACAGGGTAAGGACCACATCTATATCAGCTTTA includes:
- the LOC134423015 gene encoding pancreatic alpha-amylase-like, producing MGIYFLLLVVGLCWGQYNPNTVPKRTSIVHLFEWRWQDIAEECERYLAPNGFGGVQISPPNENVIITDPRQPWWERYQPVSYKLCTRSGNETEFRDMVTRCNNVGVHIYVDAVINHMCGANAGAGDHATCGSYFNAKTEDFPAVPYSGWDFNDHKCKSRSGNIEDYHDISQVRDCRLVSLLDLALDREHVRSSVAAYLNRLIGLGVAGFRIDAAKHMWPADVKAILDKLEDLNTQWFPAGTKPFIYQEVIDLGGEPIKGSEYFGNGRVTEFKYGAKLGTVIRKWDGEKMAYLKNWGEGWGFVPSDRALVFVDNHDNQRGHGAGGASILTFWDARLYKMAVGFMLAHPYGVTRVMSSFRWPRYFENGKDVNDWYGPPSNSDGSTKSVTINPDTTCGNDWVCEHRWRQIRNMVIFRNVVDGEPFSNWWDNGSNQVAFGRGNKGFIIFNNDDWSLNVSLQTGLPAGTYCDIISGQKEGDLCTAVEVHVAADGMANFLIGNEDQDPFIAIHVDAKL